One Dysosmobacter welbionis DNA segment encodes these proteins:
- the gltX gene encoding glutamate--tRNA ligase has protein sequence MRTALYTWLIARHAGGTFILRIEDTDQGRLVEGATDVIYRTMAECGLTHDEGPDVGGPVGPYIQSERRDLYQPYAHLLVEKGAAYYCFCEKAASEEDAGDFDRADDPCRDLSPEEARQRVEAGEPYVIRQRIPHEGTTTFHDVSFGDITVENKTLDDQVLLKRDGLPTYNFANVVDDHLMGITHVVRGSEYLSSAPKYNLLYEAFGWDIPTYVHCSPVMRDQHNKMSKRHGDPSYEDLKAQGYLTEAILNYVALLGWAPKGERSEQEIFSLSELVEAFDIAGISKSPAIFDIDKLTYFNATYLRAMAPEDFAKAAEPYIREAVKNPAIDVSAVAALLQARCEKLTEIPEKVDFFDQLPDYGVECFTNKKSKTNPEVSQAMLEAAIPALEGIGDWTADAVHDTLIALAEHLGVKNATLMWPVRIAAAGKLVTPGGAVEICHILGKDETLRRLRLGLDKLRA, from the coding sequence CTGCGGACGGCCCTGTACACCTGGCTCATCGCCCGGCACGCCGGCGGCACGTTCATCCTGCGGATCGAGGACACCGACCAGGGCCGCCTGGTGGAGGGCGCCACGGACGTAATTTACCGCACCATGGCGGAGTGCGGCCTGACCCATGACGAGGGCCCCGACGTAGGCGGCCCCGTGGGCCCCTATATCCAGTCGGAGCGCCGGGACCTGTATCAGCCCTACGCCCACCTGCTGGTGGAAAAGGGCGCCGCCTACTACTGCTTCTGCGAGAAGGCCGCATCCGAGGAGGACGCCGGTGACTTTGACCGCGCCGACGATCCCTGCCGGGATCTGTCCCCGGAGGAGGCCCGACAGCGTGTGGAGGCCGGCGAGCCCTATGTGATCCGCCAGCGGATCCCCCACGAGGGCACCACCACCTTCCACGACGTGTCCTTCGGCGACATCACCGTGGAGAACAAGACCCTGGACGACCAGGTGCTGCTGAAGCGGGACGGCCTGCCCACCTACAACTTCGCCAATGTGGTGGACGACCACCTGATGGGCATCACCCACGTGGTACGGGGCAGCGAGTACCTCAGCTCCGCCCCCAAGTACAATCTGCTGTACGAGGCCTTCGGCTGGGACATCCCCACCTACGTCCACTGCTCCCCCGTTATGCGGGACCAGCACAACAAGATGTCCAAGCGCCACGGGGACCCCTCCTACGAGGACCTGAAGGCCCAGGGCTATCTGACGGAGGCCATTTTGAACTATGTGGCTCTGCTGGGCTGGGCCCCCAAGGGCGAGCGCAGCGAGCAGGAGATCTTCTCCCTCAGCGAGCTGGTGGAGGCCTTCGATATCGCCGGTATCTCCAAGTCCCCCGCCATTTTTGACATCGACAAGCTCACGTACTTCAACGCCACGTATCTCCGCGCCATGGCGCCGGAGGACTTCGCCAAAGCGGCGGAGCCCTATATCCGTGAGGCCGTGAAGAACCCCGCCATTGATGTGTCCGCCGTGGCCGCCCTGCTCCAGGCCCGCTGTGAGAAGCTGACCGAGATCCCGGAGAAGGTGGATTTCTTCGACCAGCTGCCGGACTACGGCGTGGAGTGCTTCACCAACAAGAAATCCAAGACGAATCCCGAGGTCTCCCAGGCCATGCTGGAGGCCGCCATCCCCGCCCTGGAGGGCATCGGCGACTGGACGGCGGACGCAGTCCACGACACCCTGATCGCCCTGGCGGAACACCTGGGCGTGAAGAACGCCACCCTCATGTGGCCGGTGCGGATCGCCGCGGCCGGCAAGCTGGTGACCCCCGGCGGCGCCGTGGAAATCTGCCACATCCTTGGTAAGGATGAGACCCTGCGCCGCCTGCGGCTGGGCCTGGACAAGCTCCGGGCATGA
- a CDS encoding GNAT family N-acetyltransferase translates to MEQPILPLRDAPVLADAAAVWFSRRWGIPAESYRESMEQCLRRKAPVPQWYVVRDGGRLLAGAGVIANDFHDRKDLTPNLCALFVEPPWRGRGTAGRLLDFIRRDLGAMGIPRLYLVTDHTAFYERYGWTFLTMVTGDDHLPERMYTAPTLPPRPAPVCRRTQSALDIPRVSGDNVRCYFCNLPDMEVFAWHWIRAFSRRWRPASPRGRSAPGSPPLPPAICTWAICGRPCTPGSSPGTPAARSSCGSRTPTRAAWWRAPRT, encoded by the coding sequence ATGGAACAGCCCATTCTCCCCCTGCGGGACGCGCCCGTCCTGGCGGACGCGGCCGCCGTCTGGTTCAGCCGCCGCTGGGGAATCCCGGCGGAGTCCTACCGGGAGAGCATGGAGCAGTGCCTCCGCCGGAAGGCGCCGGTTCCCCAGTGGTACGTGGTCCGGGACGGCGGGCGCCTGCTGGCCGGGGCCGGCGTCATCGCAAACGACTTCCACGACCGGAAGGACCTGACGCCCAATCTCTGCGCCCTGTTTGTGGAGCCCCCCTGGCGGGGCCGCGGGACCGCCGGGCGCCTGCTGGACTTCATCCGGCGGGACCTGGGCGCCATGGGGATCCCCCGGCTCTACCTGGTGACGGACCACACCGCCTTTTACGAGCGGTACGGCTGGACGTTTCTGACCATGGTCACCGGGGACGACCATCTCCCGGAGCGGATGTATACCGCCCCCACCCTGCCCCCGCGTCCGGCGCCCGTGTGCCGCCGGACACAATCAGCCCTTGACATTCCAAGGGTTTCAGGGGATAATGTACGTTGTTATTTTTGTAATTTACCCGATATGGAGGTATTTGCATGGCATTGGATCAGAGCTTTTTCCAGGAGATGGAGGCCCGCATCCCCAAGGGGAAGGTCCGCACCCGGTTCGCCCCCTCTCCCACCGGCTATATGCACGTGGGCAATCTGCGGACGGCCCTGTACACCTGGCTCATCGCCCGGCACGCCGGCGGCACGTTCATCCTGCGGATCGAGGACACCGACCAGGGCCGCCTGGTGGAGGGCGCCACGGACGTAA
- the rpmB gene encoding 50S ribosomal protein L28, with amino-acid sequence MAKCEFCDKGVTFGIKVSHSHRRSNRMWKPNVKRVKAIVDGSPRHVYVCTRCMRSGKVTRAV; translated from the coding sequence ATGGCTAAGTGCGAGTTCTGCGATAAGGGCGTTACGTTCGGCATCAAGGTCTCTCACTCTCATCGGCGTTCCAATCGGATGTGGAAGCCCAATGTGAAGCGTGTGAAGGCAATTGTCGACGGCTCTCCCCGCCATGTGTATGTTTGTACCCGGTGTATGCGTTCCGGCAAGGTCACCAGAGCGGTCTGA
- the crcB gene encoding fluoride efflux transporter CrcB, which yields MLNCIAVGLRGFLGSVCRYLAGQIPLGRDWGFPVRTLAINLIGSFLIGAVTALALKRAAPDPRLVLFLKAGVCGGFTTFSSFALETGDLLQSGRTAAALLYAAASLILGVAAVFAGEAAVR from the coding sequence ATGCTGAACTGTATTGCCGTGGGGCTTAGGGGATTCCTGGGGTCCGTGTGCCGTTATCTGGCTGGGCAGATTCCACTGGGAAGGGACTGGGGCTTTCCCGTCCGGACGCTTGCCATCAACCTGATCGGCTCCTTTCTCATCGGCGCCGTCACGGCGCTGGCCCTGAAGCGGGCCGCCCCCGACCCCAGGCTGGTGCTCTTCCTGAAGGCAGGGGTGTGCGGGGGCTTCACCACCTTCTCCTCTTTTGCCCTGGAAACCGGAGATCTTCTGCAAAGCGGGCGCACGGCGGCGGCCCTGCTCTATGCGGCGGCAAGCCTGATCCTCGGCGTTGCGGCGGTATTTGCCGGGGAAGCGGCGGTGCGCTGA
- the hprK gene encoding HPr(Ser) kinase/phosphatase, whose product MQEHGLKISELVTLFNLEVLNRGSDYDTALLTITDVNRPGLQFHSFYDYFDPRRLQVLGKAEITYLKGLTTEQRRKCFDDLFLYDIPALVISRGLDCFPECLESARVHERTLLRTEETTVEFTSHTIEYLNRVLAPCVTRHGVLLDISGEGVMITGDSGIGKSESAIELIMRGHRLVADDAVEIRRISNQLIGTAPEVIRHYIELRGIGVIDVRQLFGMSAIMEESRIDLVVQFEQWDETKFYDRLGIEDHHIDIMGVEIPCVTIPVRPGRNLASIVEVAAMNNRHRRYGFNAAQELAQRVDLRAEQGSRKQK is encoded by the coding sequence ATGCAAGAACATGGCCTGAAGATCTCGGAGCTGGTCACACTCTTCAATCTGGAGGTGCTGAACAGGGGCAGCGACTATGACACGGCGCTGCTCACTATCACGGACGTGAACCGTCCCGGCCTCCAGTTTCATAGCTTCTACGACTACTTTGACCCCCGCCGCCTCCAGGTGCTGGGCAAGGCGGAGATCACCTATCTCAAGGGGTTGACGACGGAGCAGCGGCGCAAGTGCTTCGACGACCTGTTTCTTTACGACATCCCGGCCCTGGTGATCTCCCGGGGGCTGGACTGCTTCCCGGAGTGCCTGGAGAGCGCCCGGGTCCACGAGCGGACGCTGCTGCGGACCGAGGAGACCACCGTGGAGTTCACCAGCCACACCATCGAGTATCTGAACCGGGTGCTGGCGCCCTGCGTCACCCGCCACGGCGTACTGCTGGACATCTCCGGCGAGGGCGTGATGATTACCGGCGACTCCGGCATCGGCAAGAGCGAGTCCGCCATTGAGCTCATCATGCGGGGCCACCGGCTGGTGGCGGATGACGCGGTGGAGATCCGCCGCATCTCCAACCAGCTGATCGGCACCGCGCCGGAGGTGATCCGCCATTATATCGAGCTGCGGGGTATCGGCGTCATCGACGTGCGCCAGCTCTTCGGTATGAGCGCCATCATGGAGGAATCCCGGATCGACCTGGTGGTCCAGTTCGAGCAGTGGGACGAGACGAAGTTTTATGACCGGCTGGGCATTGAGGATCACCACATCGACATCATGGGCGTGGAGATCCCCTGCGTCACCATCCCGGTGCGGCCGGGCCGGAACCTGGCCAGCATCGTGGAGGTGGCGGCCATGAACAACCGCCACCGGCGTTACGGCTTCAACGCCGCCCAGGAGCTGGCCCAGCGGGTGGACCTGCGGGCGGAGCAGGGCAGCCGGAAACAGAAATGA
- a CDS encoding ROK family protein, which yields MLSTAGAVPGDAEGVGIGLPGAVSGGEVLYTTNIPLERTDLAALFRRRLDLPVLLGNDADCAAVGEYFQGAGRGLRDFVVLTLGTGLGAGIILDGRLRGGESSSEAGHMVLHAGGEPCPCGRRGCWEQYASATALIRRTEAAMAAHPESALCRLAEEAGGVDGRTPFLAAEAGDETALAVCRAYVEELAEGTASLINILRPEAVAFGGGVAGAPEHLLLEPLRRRVGALCFSRHGGRATRILRAELGNDAGVIGAALLGRVI from the coding sequence GTGCTCTCCACCGCCGGAGCGGTGCCCGGGGACGCGGAGGGCGTGGGCATCGGCCTGCCGGGGGCCGTCTCCGGCGGAGAGGTGCTGTACACCACCAACATCCCCCTGGAGCGGACGGATCTGGCGGCCCTGTTCCGCCGGCGGCTGGACCTGCCGGTGCTGCTGGGCAACGACGCGGACTGTGCTGCCGTAGGGGAGTATTTCCAGGGCGCGGGCCGGGGTCTGCGGGACTTCGTGGTGCTGACCCTGGGCACCGGCCTGGGGGCCGGAATCATTCTGGACGGCCGCCTGCGGGGCGGCGAATCCTCCAGCGAGGCGGGGCACATGGTGCTCCATGCCGGAGGAGAGCCCTGCCCCTGCGGGCGCAGGGGCTGCTGGGAACAGTACGCCTCCGCCACGGCGCTGATTCGCCGGACGGAGGCGGCCATGGCCGCCCATCCGGAGAGCGCCCTCTGCCGTCTGGCAGAAGAGGCCGGCGGCGTGGACGGCCGGACGCCCTTTCTGGCGGCAGAGGCGGGGGACGAGACGGCCCTTGCCGTCTGCCGCGCCTATGTGGAGGAGCTGGCGGAGGGCACGGCCAGTCTCATCAACATCCTCCGGCCGGAGGCGGTGGCCTTCGGCGGAGGTGTGGCCGGGGCGCCGGAGCATCTGCTGCTGGAGCCCCTGCGCCGCCGGGTCGGGGCGCTGTGCTTCTCCCGCCACGGCGGGCGGGCCACCCGCATCCTCCGGGCGGAGCTGGGCAACGACGCCGGCGTCATCGGTGCGGCCCTGCTGGGCCGGGTAATCTGA
- the murB gene encoding UDP-N-acetylmuramate dehydrogenase gives MDWWITFDQQAADYLPDLRIEKEEPMDRHTSFRIGGPARRMAFPERGEQLVLLLDMAARCGARPLVMGNGTNLLAPDEGLDRLVIDTSAGLSRVEAGGTPGTILAEAGASLARVADFACRQGLAGLEFAHGIPGTVGGAVCMNAGAYGGEMAQVVREATLLLPEEGIRTLTGAEMAFGYRRSFLTDHPDAVVLRAEFCLTPGDPAAIRGRMKELLEKRRASQPLEFPSAGSTFKRPEGYYAGTLIDQCGLKGLTVGGAQVSEKHAGFVINRGGATCADVKELIRQIQERVFAQAGVRLEPEVRIID, from the coding sequence ATGGACTGGTGGATCACATTTGACCAGCAGGCGGCGGATTATCTGCCGGACCTGCGGATCGAGAAGGAGGAGCCCATGGACCGGCACACCTCCTTCCGCATCGGGGGGCCGGCCCGGCGCATGGCTTTTCCGGAGCGGGGAGAGCAGCTGGTGCTGCTGCTGGACATGGCCGCCCGCTGCGGCGCCCGTCCCCTGGTGATGGGCAACGGAACCAACCTGCTGGCCCCGGACGAGGGGCTGGACCGGCTGGTGATCGACACCTCCGCCGGCCTGAGCCGAGTGGAGGCCGGCGGGACACCGGGGACCATTCTGGCGGAGGCGGGGGCCTCCCTGGCCCGGGTGGCGGATTTCGCCTGCCGGCAGGGGCTGGCGGGCCTGGAATTCGCCCACGGCATCCCGGGCACGGTGGGCGGCGCGGTGTGCATGAATGCCGGCGCCTACGGCGGGGAGATGGCCCAGGTGGTGCGGGAGGCAACCCTGCTGCTGCCGGAGGAGGGCATCCGGACCCTCACCGGGGCGGAGATGGCCTTCGGCTACCGCCGCAGCTTTCTGACGGATCACCCGGATGCGGTGGTGCTGCGGGCGGAGTTCTGCCTGACGCCCGGCGACCCGGCGGCAATCCGGGGCCGGATGAAGGAGCTGCTGGAAAAGCGCAGGGCCAGCCAGCCGCTGGAGTTCCCCAGCGCGGGCAGCACCTTCAAGCGGCCGGAGGGCTATTACGCCGGGACGCTGATCGACCAATGCGGCCTGAAGGGGCTGACGGTGGGCGGCGCCCAGGTCAGCGAGAAGCATGCGGGCTTTGTCATCAACCGGGGCGGCGCCACCTGCGCCGACGTGAAGGAGCTGATCCGCCAGATCCAGGAGCGGGTCTTTGCGCAGGCCGGCGTCCGGCTGGAGCCGGAGGTCCGGATCATCGACTGA
- a CDS encoding RNase adapter RapZ, with translation MEILIISGLSGAGKSKAASFLEDMGFYIVDNMPAAMILKFAEFCAGGNGRYDRVALVYDVRTASSFTELFDVLDKLKDMEAQCRMLFLEAAPEVIIKRYKETRRRHPLAADTDSLEEAVKKERAMMAPVKERADFVIDTSRTSTAQLRGELLRLFGQEGEKGG, from the coding sequence ATGGAAATCCTCATCATCTCCGGCCTCTCCGGGGCCGGGAAGAGCAAGGCGGCCTCCTTTTTGGAGGACATGGGCTTTTATATCGTGGACAATATGCCCGCCGCCATGATCCTGAAATTTGCGGAGTTCTGCGCCGGGGGCAACGGCCGCTACGACCGGGTGGCCCTGGTGTACGACGTGCGGACGGCCAGCTCCTTCACGGAGCTGTTCGACGTGCTGGATAAGCTGAAGGACATGGAGGCCCAGTGCCGGATGCTGTTTCTGGAGGCCGCGCCGGAGGTCATCATCAAGCGGTACAAGGAGACCCGCCGCCGCCATCCCCTGGCGGCAGACACCGACTCCCTGGAGGAGGCGGTGAAGAAGGAGAGGGCCATGATGGCCCCCGTCAAGGAGCGGGCGGACTTTGTTATCGACACCTCCCGCACCTCCACCGCCCAACTGCGGGGAGAGCTGCTGCGCCTCTTCGGCCAGGAGGGGGAGAAGGGGGGATGA
- a CDS encoding RapZ C-terminal domain-containing protein encodes MTVSVTSFGFKYGLPLEADLVFDVRFMPNPFYMEDLRPRTGLDQAVADYVFHFPQTQDYMRRLEDLLAFSLPLYAEEGKTSLTIAVGCTGGTTAPWR; translated from the coding sequence ATGACGGTGAGCGTCACCTCCTTCGGCTTCAAGTACGGCCTGCCTCTGGAGGCGGATCTGGTGTTTGACGTGCGGTTCATGCCGAATCCCTTCTATATGGAGGACCTGCGTCCCCGGACGGGGCTGGACCAGGCGGTGGCGGACTATGTGTTCCACTTCCCACAGACCCAGGACTACATGCGCCGTTTGGAGGACCTGCTGGCCTTCTCCCTGCCCCTGTACGCGGAGGAGGGAAAGACCTCTCTCACCATCGCCGTGGGCTGCACGGGGGGCACCACCGCTCCGTGGCGGTGA
- a CDS encoding gluconeogenesis factor YvcK family protein: MREQEYRVPRAHGPKVAVIGGGHGLSNMLRGLKQYTENISAIVTVADDGGGSGMLRQDLGMPPPGDIRSCMEALANTEPVMRELLHYRFTEGSLAGQSFGNLFLAALNGISPSFDAAVRRMSQVLAITGRVLPVTTADVQLEAEFENGATVVGESKIFYCKKQEDCRIRQVRLIPSRPKALPEAVSAIADADMIVLGPGSLYTSIIPNLLVDGIVKAIRESDALKVYVCNVMTQEGETEGYTVSDHIAAIFAHSAQGLFRLCLTNSSPIPKAVAARYAEEGAERIRCDKSACAALGVEVVERPVATVESGFVRHSSAALARELILLHAERSVRIAGARFRPREDSYQMEEQK; this comes from the coding sequence GTGAGGGAGCAGGAATACCGCGTCCCCCGGGCCCATGGCCCCAAGGTGGCCGTCATCGGCGGCGGCCACGGCCTGTCCAACATGCTGCGGGGACTGAAGCAATATACGGAGAATATCTCCGCCATCGTCACGGTGGCGGATGATGGCGGCGGCTCCGGCATGCTGCGCCAGGACCTGGGGATGCCTCCGCCGGGGGACATCCGCAGCTGTATGGAGGCCCTGGCAAACACGGAGCCGGTGATGCGGGAGCTGCTCCACTACCGCTTCACCGAGGGGAGCCTGGCGGGGCAGAGCTTCGGCAACCTGTTTCTGGCGGCGCTGAACGGCATCTCCCCGTCCTTTGACGCGGCGGTGCGCCGCATGAGCCAGGTCCTGGCCATCACCGGACGGGTGCTGCCGGTGACCACGGCGGACGTGCAGCTGGAGGCGGAATTTGAGAACGGCGCCACGGTGGTGGGGGAGTCCAAGATCTTTTACTGCAAAAAGCAGGAGGACTGCCGCATCCGCCAGGTGCGTCTGATCCCCTCCCGGCCCAAGGCCCTGCCGGAGGCGGTCTCCGCCATCGCCGACGCGGATATGATCGTCCTGGGGCCCGGCAGCCTGTACACCAGCATCATCCCCAATCTGCTGGTGGATGGCATCGTGAAGGCGATCCGGGAGTCCGACGCCCTGAAGGTCTATGTCTGCAACGTCATGACCCAGGAGGGGGAGACGGAGGGCTACACCGTATCCGACCACATCGCCGCCATCTTCGCCCATTCGGCGCAGGGCCTGTTCCGCCTGTGCCTCACCAACTCCTCGCCCATCCCCAAGGCGGTGGCCGCCCGGTACGCGGAGGAGGGGGCCGAGCGCATCCGATGCGACAAGTCCGCCTGCGCGGCCCTGGGCGTGGAGGTCGTGGAGCGGCCGGTGGCCACGGTGGAGAGCGGCTTTGTCCGCCACAGCTCCGCGGCCCTGGCCCGGGAGCTGATCCTGCTCCATGCGGAGCGGAGCGTCCGGATCGCCGGTGCCCGATTCCGCCCCCGGGAGGACTCCTACCAGATGGAGGAGCAGAAATGA
- the whiA gene encoding DNA-binding protein WhiA, with the protein MSFSFEAKNELCRLPVQKLCCARAEAYGILLYCNTFSASEVRIITGNPALAARLPKLFHRAFGLRFDRLPEEGESGKLVFQITDGGKLRRIVDLLGFSPEQNLALHINFGLLEEECCRASFLRGVFFAGGSVTDPAKRYHLELATSHLQVSRELEVLLRECGYPPKSVARNGSFITYFKQSDQIEDFLTLIGAPVAAMSVMSAKLEKDLRNSVNRRLNCDSANLDKAVEAAQEQLESIRKLQRAGLLDQLPDKLQLTAALRLENPELTLSELAEEFDPPVTKSCLNHRLRKITQLAKGL; encoded by the coding sequence ATGTCCTTTTCCTTTGAAGCCAAAAACGAGCTGTGCCGCCTGCCGGTGCAGAAGCTGTGCTGCGCCCGGGCGGAGGCCTACGGCATCCTGCTGTACTGCAACACCTTCAGCGCAAGCGAGGTGCGGATCATCACCGGGAACCCCGCTCTGGCTGCCCGGCTTCCCAAGCTGTTTCACCGGGCCTTCGGCCTGCGGTTCGACCGGCTGCCGGAGGAGGGGGAGAGCGGCAAGCTGGTGTTCCAGATCACAGACGGCGGCAAGCTCCGCCGGATCGTGGACCTGCTGGGCTTCAGCCCGGAGCAGAACCTGGCCCTGCACATCAACTTCGGACTGCTGGAGGAGGAGTGCTGCCGGGCGTCCTTCCTGCGGGGGGTGTTCTTCGCCGGGGGCAGCGTCACGGACCCGGCCAAGCGGTACCACCTGGAGCTGGCGACCTCCCACCTGCAGGTGAGCCGGGAGCTGGAGGTGCTGCTGCGGGAGTGCGGCTATCCCCCCAAGAGCGTGGCCCGCAACGGCAGCTTCATCACCTACTTCAAGCAGAGCGACCAGATCGAGGACTTCCTGACGCTGATCGGTGCGCCCGTGGCCGCCATGAGCGTCATGTCCGCCAAGCTGGAAAAGGACCTGCGCAACAGCGTTAACCGCCGCCTCAACTGCGACAGCGCCAATCTGGACAAGGCGGTGGAGGCGGCCCAGGAACAGCTGGAATCGATCCGGAAGCTCCAGCGGGCGGGCCTCCTGGACCAGCTGCCGGACAAGCTCCAGCTGACGGCGGCCCTGCGGCTGGAGAATCCGGAGCTGACCCTCAGTGAGCTGGCGGAGGAGTTTGACCCGCCGGTGACCAAGTCCTGCCTGAACCACCGGCTGCGGAAGATCACCCAGCTGGCAAAAGGGCTGTAA
- a CDS encoding C-GCAxxG-C-C family protein, with protein sequence MDRCAAAYAYHKQGYNCAQSVAGAFADLTGTAPEQLMAAMGGFGGGVGGSHEELCGAVSGGVLVLSLLHPHTDGEDRAGKVRLYAQAKEFRRRFQEVFGLTRCGDLLRARPGVTERNPASQRLGVTAHCDNMIVTAVEILEQMLQEEPA encoded by the coding sequence ATGGATCGCTGTGCGGCAGCCTATGCATATCACAAACAGGGGTATAACTGTGCCCAGTCTGTGGCCGGGGCCTTTGCGGACCTGACGGGCACGGCGCCGGAGCAGCTGATGGCCGCCATGGGCGGCTTCGGCGGCGGCGTGGGCGGCAGCCATGAGGAGCTGTGCGGCGCCGTCAGCGGCGGCGTGCTGGTGCTGAGTCTGCTGCACCCCCATACGGACGGAGAGGACAGGGCCGGAAAGGTGCGCCTCTACGCCCAGGCCAAGGAGTTCCGCCGCCGGTTCCAGGAGGTGTTCGGCCTGACCCGGTGCGGAGACCTGCTGCGGGCCCGGCCCGGCGTCACAGAGAGGAACCCGGCCTCCCAGCGGCTGGGAGTCACCGCCCACTGCGACAACATGATCGTCACGGCTGTGGAGATCCTGGAGCAGATGCTGCAGGAGGAGCCCGCATGA
- a CDS encoding DUF3788 domain-containing protein, which produces MTWAELYSEAARPTLEEIDAYAHTPLWPQLRAYLAAAYGAGPRLEYSRCGLEPGWNVKFRRGSKSLCTVYLRPGFVTAMVSVAPKDEEAAQMVLLTCTAETQAVYHRSAASKMGRWLMLDITSPEMLEDVKALLAVRVKPAE; this is translated from the coding sequence ATGACCTGGGCAGAGCTGTATTCAGAGGCTGCGCGGCCCACGCTGGAGGAAATCGACGCCTATGCGCATACGCCCCTTTGGCCGCAGCTGCGCGCGTATCTGGCGGCGGCCTATGGAGCGGGACCGCGGCTGGAGTACAGCCGGTGCGGTCTGGAGCCGGGATGGAATGTGAAGTTCCGCAGGGGCAGCAAGTCTCTCTGCACGGTCTACCTGCGGCCTGGGTTTGTGACGGCCATGGTTTCTGTCGCGCCCAAGGATGAGGAGGCCGCCCAGATGGTCCTGCTCACCTGCACGGCAGAGACACAGGCGGTCTACCATCGGTCCGCTGCATCCAAAATGGGCCGCTGGCTCATGCTGGACATCACGTCACCGGAGATGCTGGAGGATGTGAAAGCTCTGCTGGCCGTGCGGGTCAAGCCCGCAGAGTGA
- a CDS encoding DUF4364 family protein, with product MPGFIHDKLEIKFLILYITARVIEPIPFDTVWDLAMCDEGVDYFDFAECLSDLVRTEHLTLSADGLYAITDKGLRNSRICESSLPYSVRLRCDKNLAACNRHLRRKSQVKASTEKRPNGTYTVRLELSDDMGSVMDLRLAIPREDMAAMLTERFQKSPERLYGEIMRALMSSEPEDEAP from the coding sequence ATGCCCGGCTTTATCCATGACAAGCTGGAGATCAAGTTTCTGATTCTGTATATCACCGCCCGGGTGATCGAGCCGATTCCCTTTGATACCGTGTGGGATCTGGCCATGTGCGACGAGGGCGTGGACTATTTCGACTTTGCCGAGTGCCTCTCCGATCTGGTGCGGACTGAGCATCTGACGCTGTCTGCGGACGGGCTGTACGCCATCACCGACAAGGGCCTGCGGAACAGCCGGATCTGCGAGTCCAGCCTCCCCTACTCCGTGCGGCTGCGGTGCGACAAGAACCTGGCGGCCTGCAACCGCCACCTGCGGCGCAAGAGCCAGGTGAAGGCCTCCACGGAGAAGCGGCCCAACGGCACCTACACGGTGCGGCTGGAGCTGTCGGACGACATGGGCAGCGTGATGGACCTGCGGCTGGCCATCCCCCGGGAGGACATGGCCGCCATGCTGACGGAGCGGTTCCAGAAATCCCCGGAGCGGCTGTATGGCGAGATCATGCGGGCCCTGATGTCCTCCGAGCCCGAGGACGAGGCCCCGTAA
- a CDS encoding helix-turn-helix transcriptional regulator: MKNRLEALRKARGIKQEELAEALEVSRQTIGSLENGRYNPSILLAFKLARYFGTTIEDIFIYEEDGT, from the coding sequence TTGAAAAACCGCCTGGAGGCGCTGCGCAAGGCCAGGGGGATCAAGCAGGAGGAGCTGGCGGAGGCGCTGGAGGTGTCCCGCCAGACCATCGGGTCGTTGGAAAACGGGCGGTACAACCCCTCCATCCTGCTGGCCTTCAAGCTGGCCCGGTACTTCGGCACCACCATTGAGGACATTTTCATCTATGAGGAGGATGGCACATGA